Proteins found in one Erythrobacter sp. KY5 genomic segment:
- a CDS encoding protein adenylyltransferase SelO family protein, producing the protein MSDEPQAAIYRPDPAIQSLSDWLASPVEAADFPQTEVRFRNDRAAASVGLASLSDEDWARHFGRFEPLDGNLPQPLALKYHGHQFRVYNPEIGDGRGFLFAQMRDGDGRLMDLGTKGSGTTPYSRAGDGRLTLKGAVREILATEMLEALGVNTSRTFSVIETGEQLMRSDEPSPTRSAVMVRLSHSHIRIGTFQRLLAHEEKDHMEALVDYCLEHFPGPPAPQDAPGREQPAVRLMHHVVERMADLAASYMVAGFVHGVLNTDNMNITGESFDYGPWRWLPKWEPGFTAAYFDHAGLYAFGRQPEALHWNAGQFAVALRLLADSEPLVAAMERFGPLYMEAVARRWTWRLGVQSRGPEADSQLVAACEKAMRDSEAQPDAFFFNHRGGRGADGELSDALSDYEAVEDTHEYWSDEAPQSMVIDEVESIWSAIDERDDWSPLMDKVSALRRMGEAHGPAPTPSGHA; encoded by the coding sequence ATGAGCGATGAACCGCAAGCAGCCATCTACCGCCCCGATCCTGCAATTCAATCCCTGTCCGACTGGCTCGCCTCGCCGGTCGAGGCCGCCGATTTCCCGCAGACTGAGGTGCGATTTCGCAACGATCGCGCGGCGGCAAGCGTGGGCCTTGCGAGCCTGAGCGATGAGGATTGGGCGCGCCACTTCGGACGTTTCGAACCGCTGGACGGCAACCTGCCCCAGCCGCTCGCGCTCAAATATCACGGTCATCAGTTCCGCGTTTACAATCCCGAAATCGGAGATGGCCGCGGGTTCCTGTTTGCGCAGATGCGCGACGGCGACGGTCGGCTGATGGACCTCGGCACCAAAGGGTCAGGGACGACCCCTTACTCAAGGGCAGGCGATGGACGGCTGACATTGAAAGGGGCCGTGCGCGAAATACTTGCAACAGAAATGCTCGAAGCGCTTGGCGTAAACACGAGCCGGACGTTTTCAGTCATCGAAACGGGCGAGCAATTGATGCGCAGTGACGAGCCCTCACCCACGCGCTCTGCCGTGATGGTGCGGCTGTCGCATTCGCACATCCGCATCGGCACATTCCAGCGTCTGCTGGCCCATGAAGAAAAAGACCACATGGAAGCGCTGGTCGATTACTGTCTTGAGCATTTCCCCGGCCCGCCTGCGCCACAGGACGCACCGGGACGCGAACAGCCAGCGGTACGCCTGATGCATCATGTGGTGGAGCGAATGGCCGACCTCGCCGCAAGCTACATGGTCGCAGGCTTCGTTCACGGCGTGCTCAACACCGATAACATGAACATCACCGGCGAAAGCTTTGATTACGGCCCGTGGCGCTGGCTTCCGAAGTGGGAGCCGGGCTTTACCGCCGCCTATTTCGATCATGCTGGCCTTTATGCTTTTGGCCGCCAGCCAGAAGCGCTGCACTGGAATGCTGGCCAGTTTGCGGTGGCCTTGCGGTTGCTTGCCGACTCAGAGCCGCTGGTCGCAGCAATGGAGCGGTTTGGTCCGCTTTACATGGAAGCGGTTGCGCGGCGCTGGACGTGGCGGCTGGGTGTGCAGTCTCGCGGCCCCGAAGCCGATTCACAGCTGGTGGCCGCGTGCGAAAAGGCCATGCGCGACAGCGAGGCGCAGCCCGACGCCTTTTTCTTCAATCATCGCGGCGGACGCGGAGCGGATGGCGAACTGAGCGATGCGCTGTCCGATTACGAAGCGGTCGAGGACACGCACGAATACTGGTCCGACGAGGCACCGCAAAGCATGGTCATCGACGAGGTCGAATCCATCTGGTCCGCTATCGATGAGCGCGACGACTGGAGCCCGCTCATGGACAAAGTGTCGGCGCTGCGTCGGATGGGAGAGGCGCATGGCCCTGCTCCCACTCCCTCCGGACATGCCTAG
- a CDS encoding alpha/beta fold hydrolase: MANPYEDKSWTSADGLSLHYRDYAGPDGYDGPPVVCLHGLTRNARDFSRLAEHLSASRRVIVPEMRGRGQSDYAPDPSTYHGGQYADDVKRLLDEVGIDRFISVGTSMGGLITMIFAAANPGRLAAVVMNDIGPEINSAGIERINGYVGQGRSYPTWVHAARSLCEVHSAAFPEFGLDQWLEMAKRTLVVSQNGRISYDYDMAIAEPFKKADNAAPPNLWLAFEALRGVPMLLVRGELSDLLTPETVKQMAARNPAMTSVTVPQVGHAPTLDEPKARAAIDALLAQV, translated from the coding sequence ATGGCCAATCCATACGAAGACAAGAGCTGGACCAGTGCGGACGGCCTGTCGCTCCATTATCGCGACTATGCAGGCCCGGATGGTTATGACGGCCCACCGGTCGTCTGCCTTCACGGCCTTACCCGCAATGCGCGCGATTTTTCGCGGCTGGCCGAACATCTCAGCGCATCGCGCCGTGTCATCGTGCCAGAAATGCGCGGACGCGGGCAGAGCGATTACGCGCCTGATCCCTCGACCTATCACGGCGGCCAGTATGCCGATGATGTCAAACGGCTGCTCGACGAGGTTGGCATCGACCGATTTATTTCGGTCGGCACGTCGATGGGAGGTCTCATCACCATGATCTTCGCCGCGGCCAATCCGGGGCGTCTCGCGGCGGTGGTGATGAACGATATCGGTCCCGAGATAAATTCTGCCGGGATTGAGCGGATCAATGGCTATGTCGGGCAAGGGCGCAGCTATCCCACCTGGGTTCATGCCGCACGTTCCTTGTGCGAAGTGCACAGCGCGGCTTTCCCCGAATTCGGCCTCGACCAATGGCTTGAAATGGCAAAGCGCACTCTGGTGGTGAGCCAGAACGGACGCATCAGTTACGATTATGACATGGCGATCGCAGAGCCTTTCAAGAAAGCCGACAACGCGGCGCCGCCAAATCTGTGGCTCGCATTCGAAGCACTGCGCGGGGTGCCGATGCTGCTGGTCCGCGGCGAATTGTCCGACCTCCTGACGCCGGAGACGGTCAAGCAGATGGCGGCGCGCAATCCGGCCATGACCAGCGTCACCGTGCCGCAGGTGGGCCACGCGCCAACACTCGATGAGCCTAAGGCGCGCGCGGCGATCGACGCGCTGCTGGCGCAGGTCTGA
- a CDS encoding glycosyltransferase family 4 protein — translation MVTKKSAPRILHCHSTFAAGGKELRAVKLMNAFGKSLDHTIISGEPDEKGARSLINRTVAAHFPTRFPSLKGWPTPGRLVAIAKAISDYDLVLTYNFGAMDVVMAHTVFAEALGLPPLIHHEDGFNEDEAKELKARRNWYRRIATGRTHSLVVPSRTLEKIAIETWKQPPARVQRIPNGIDTKAFAKRPKPGALRVVKREGERWIGTLAGLRPVKQLDQLVKACANLPENWHLVILGDGPEKDAIRAAADAHEISHRVHLPGAVEDPAKVVGLFDIFALSSKSEQFPISVVEAMAAGLPVAAPDVGDVKTIVAEANRPFIAAPGSADALAAMLDELVANESLRKEIGAANRAKAREHYDEAQMIEAYRSLYWGALGRDG, via the coding sequence ATGGTCACGAAGAAAAGCGCGCCGCGCATCCTGCATTGCCATTCGACCTTTGCTGCGGGCGGCAAGGAACTGCGTGCGGTCAAGCTGATGAACGCGTTCGGCAAATCGCTCGATCATACGATCATTTCGGGCGAGCCGGATGAGAAGGGCGCGCGCTCGCTCATCAACAGGACCGTCGCGGCCCATTTCCCGACCCGTTTCCCCTCGCTCAAGGGCTGGCCGACACCCGGCAGGCTGGTCGCGATTGCCAAGGCGATCAGCGACTATGACCTTGTCCTCACCTACAATTTCGGCGCGATGGATGTGGTCATGGCGCACACGGTCTTTGCCGAGGCTCTTGGCCTGCCGCCGCTCATTCATCACGAGGATGGTTTCAACGAGGACGAGGCGAAGGAGCTCAAGGCGCGCCGCAACTGGTATCGCCGGATCGCCACCGGTCGCACTCACAGTCTTGTCGTGCCGAGCCGCACGCTTGAGAAGATCGCCATCGAGACGTGGAAACAGCCGCCCGCGCGTGTTCAGCGCATCCCCAATGGGATCGACACAAAGGCCTTCGCGAAACGTCCCAAGCCGGGCGCATTGCGCGTGGTAAAACGTGAAGGCGAGCGTTGGATCGGAACGCTGGCGGGCCTTCGCCCGGTAAAGCAGCTCGATCAGTTGGTAAAAGCCTGCGCCAACTTGCCGGAAAACTGGCATCTTGTGATCCTGGGAGACGGGCCGGAAAAGGACGCCATTCGCGCAGCTGCCGACGCGCACGAGATCAGCCACCGTGTCCATCTGCCCGGCGCGGTCGAGGATCCGGCAAAGGTCGTGGGCCTGTTCGACATTTTTGCGCTCTCATCCAAAAGCGAGCAATTCCCCATCTCGGTTGTCGAGGCGATGGCGGCAGGCCTGCCCGTCGCCGCCCCCGATGTGGGCGATGTGAAGACCATCGTTGCTGAGGCAAACCGCCCCTTCATCGCTGCACCGGGCAGCGCCGACGCGCTTGCTGCGATGCTGGACGAACTGGTCGCCAATGAAAGTCTGCGTAAAGAAATCGGCGCGGCCAACAGGGCCAAGGCGCGCGAGCATTATGACGAGGCGCAAATGATCGAGGCCTATCGCTCGCTCTACTGGGGGGCCTTGGGGCGCGATGGCTGA
- a CDS encoding tetratricopeptide repeat protein produces the protein MARTPTEKNKDQPGTPSREDEILMREIDEAVRQDDTKEFFQKFGVPLGLAISLLLAGMFGFYFWDGRNEAALERQSEQIISALDSVDANDFEGASQKVDTLIDDGSIGARSSAKFLQAAAALEAGNRAKAVELYASIAADPETPGPLRNLAIIREVSTNFDERDPADVIAKLSDLAVPGNPFFGSAGELTAIAHLEAGNRDEAGALFAEMANDEALPETLRSRARQMAGLLGVDAIEDVEQLLEDEGVTPAEGSAE, from the coding sequence GTGGCGCGCACTCCGACCGAAAAGAACAAAGACCAGCCAGGCACCCCGTCGCGCGAGGATGAAATCCTCATGCGGGAAATCGACGAGGCAGTGCGGCAGGACGACACCAAGGAATTCTTCCAGAAGTTCGGCGTGCCCCTCGGCCTCGCGATCTCGCTGTTGCTGGCCGGCATGTTCGGTTTCTACTTCTGGGACGGCCGCAATGAGGCCGCGCTGGAACGGCAGTCCGAACAGATCATCAGTGCGCTCGATTCCGTCGATGCGAACGATTTCGAAGGTGCATCGCAAAAGGTCGATACGCTGATCGACGATGGCTCGATCGGTGCGCGCTCCTCTGCGAAATTCCTTCAGGCGGCCGCGGCACTTGAAGCGGGCAACCGCGCCAAGGCTGTCGAATTGTATGCAAGCATTGCTGCCGACCCGGAAACCCCCGGTCCGCTCCGCAACCTCGCCATTATCCGCGAGGTTTCGACCAATTTCGACGAGCGCGACCCGGCTGACGTGATCGCAAAGCTCAGCGACCTTGCGGTGCCGGGAAATCCGTTCTTCGGCAGCGCTGGCGAACTTACGGCAATCGCCCATCTCGAAGCGGGTAACCGCGACGAAGCGGGCGCTCTTTTCGCCGAAATGGCGAATGATGAGGCCCTCCCTGAAACGCTTCGTTCACGTGCGCGCCAGATGGCTGGTCTATTAGGTGTCGATGCAATTGAAGATGTCGAGCAGCTGCTCGAAGATGAAGGCGTCACTCCGGCTGAAGGGTCCGCTGAATAA
- a CDS encoding PQQ-binding-like beta-propeller repeat protein: MKYNKRLNGAIAAGALAMVLTGCGGDNKTTPTIGERTPILSRIESGATVDPALASVTVVLPPAQVNSEWAQVGGSASKSYGHLALPENPTKVWTARVAGSSDKERLAAAPVIGAGKLFAEGTDGVIHAFDKNTGSRLWDVDDEEMADDMRPSAFGGGVSFDNGRVYATNGAGDAKALDAQTGTVIWKTTPSGPLRGSPTIAFGQVYVMTQDNQIIALNSENGELLWNESGSSAQSGVFGVAAPAAGQGTVIAGYSSGELSAYRYENGRTLWADALARTNISTVVSSLTDIDADPIIDSGRVYALGQGGRMAAYELVTGQRIWELNLAGISTPAIAGEWIFTLTDDARLLAIARSTGRVRWITQLAPFRNVEKKKDPIFWTGPVLAGGNLWVASSEGEVWKVSAGEGSAQLFADIDQAVSLPPVVADNMLYILDDSGTIHAWR; this comes from the coding sequence ATGAAGTATAACAAGCGTTTGAACGGCGCGATCGCGGCTGGCGCGTTGGCTATGGTGCTGACCGGCTGCGGTGGGGATAACAAGACCACGCCGACCATTGGTGAGCGTACGCCAATCCTGTCGCGTATCGAAAGCGGCGCGACCGTCGATCCCGCGCTTGCATCTGTTACCGTCGTTTTGCCGCCTGCGCAGGTGAATTCCGAGTGGGCGCAGGTCGGTGGCTCTGCCAGCAAATCCTACGGCCACCTCGCACTGCCTGAGAATCCGACCAAGGTCTGGACCGCTCGCGTCGCCGGTTCGAGCGACAAGGAGCGGCTTGCCGCAGCCCCGGTGATCGGTGCTGGCAAGCTGTTTGCCGAAGGCACTGACGGCGTCATCCATGCGTTCGACAAGAACACCGGTTCGCGCCTGTGGGATGTCGACGACGAAGAGATGGCCGATGACATGCGTCCGTCGGCCTTTGGCGGCGGCGTCAGCTTTGACAACGGCCGGGTCTATGCGACCAACGGTGCGGGCGATGCCAAGGCTCTGGATGCCCAGACCGGCACTGTGATCTGGAAGACCACGCCGTCCGGCCCGCTGCGCGGTTCGCCGACCATCGCCTTTGGGCAGGTCTACGTGATGACGCAGGACAACCAGATCATTGCGCTCAACTCGGAAAATGGCGAATTGCTGTGGAACGAGTCGGGCTCGTCGGCGCAGTCCGGCGTGTTCGGTGTTGCCGCTCCGGCAGCGGGGCAGGGCACGGTGATCGCAGGTTATTCCTCGGGCGAATTGTCGGCCTATCGTTACGAGAACGGTCGCACGCTGTGGGCTGACGCGCTTGCGCGGACCAATATCTCGACCGTGGTGAGCTCGCTTACCGATATCGACGCCGATCCGATCATCGATTCGGGCCGTGTCTATGCGCTGGGCCAGGGGGGCCGTATGGCCGCGTATGAGCTGGTCACCGGACAGCGTATCTGGGAACTCAACCTCGCTGGCATTTCCACCCCTGCAATCGCGGGCGAGTGGATTTTCACGTTGACCGACGATGCGCGCCTCCTCGCGATCGCACGTTCGACGGGCCGCGTGCGCTGGATCACGCAGCTGGCGCCTTTCCGCAATGTCGAAAAGAAGAAAGACCCGATCTTCTGGACCGGTCCGGTTCTCGCCGGCGGCAACCTGTGGGTGGCAAGTTCGGAAGGCGAAGTGTGGAAGGTGAGCGCTGGCGAAGGCTCGGCGCAGCTGTTTGCCGATATCGATCAAGCAGTCAGCCTGCCTCCGGTCGTCGCAGACAACATGCTCTACATTCTCGACGATTCAGGCACGATCCACGCCTGGCGCTAA
- a CDS encoding isoprenylcysteine carboxylmethyltransferase family protein, translated as MSADSHPASATKPLTLPKSDVSSGVGLAGLLGLVVWILFCRTFPVIAETAGLGEGYGVLSGPYAALTAMAFTAGPMAVWSLLVDKVHLRPSTGLDWSLRRSVEEVLPVSTVKIIGLWATWAIIAALYCLCRWYWDGNYLFAMEVLAALIVPMVVLSVPYIIWLDRFMTDQRDSTWHFGAALLVREGVDLEQVKKHWRAWIIKAFFGAFMISILPPGFAYIVEANPAAIIANPFEFGMLLITLLFVVDVQIGTVGYLFTLRPLDAHIRSGNPFVAGWLAALLCYPPFVWGIIGNSGQILSYEGATAGWGHWMAGQPALLWVWAAWLIFLTAIYAWATVVFGIRFSNLTYRGVLTNGPYRFTRHPAYLSKNLFWWCSVLPFLVTNGSAVDAIRNTFFLLVVNAIYYWRARTEEAHLLAEDEKYRQYYDWMEANGLITAPLARLKRRAIDRFSGRKGSSAEPEAAIQEPAE; from the coding sequence ATGAGCGCAGATTCTCACCCCGCCTCGGCAACGAAGCCGCTGACCCTGCCCAAGAGCGACGTGTCTTCGGGCGTAGGGCTGGCGGGACTGCTTGGCCTTGTGGTGTGGATCCTGTTCTGCCGCACCTTTCCCGTCATTGCGGAAACCGCGGGGCTGGGCGAGGGATATGGCGTTCTTTCCGGCCCCTACGCCGCGCTCACCGCGATGGCTTTTACTGCGGGGCCAATGGCGGTCTGGTCGCTGCTCGTCGACAAGGTGCACCTGCGCCCATCGACCGGCCTTGACTGGTCATTGCGGCGCAGCGTTGAAGAGGTTCTGCCTGTTTCAACGGTCAAGATTATCGGCCTTTGGGCAACCTGGGCGATCATTGCGGCGCTCTATTGCCTGTGCCGATGGTACTGGGATGGCAATTACCTGTTCGCGATGGAAGTGCTCGCAGCGCTGATCGTGCCGATGGTGGTGCTTTCCGTGCCCTACATCATCTGGCTCGATCGTTTCATGACCGATCAGCGCGACAGCACCTGGCATTTCGGAGCCGCCTTGCTGGTCCGCGAAGGCGTCGATCTTGAGCAAGTGAAGAAGCACTGGCGCGCCTGGATCATCAAGGCATTCTTCGGCGCGTTCATGATCTCGATCCTGCCGCCCGGTTTCGCCTATATCGTGGAGGCCAACCCGGCTGCGATCATCGCCAACCCCTTCGAATTCGGGATGCTGCTCATCACGCTGCTCTTCGTGGTCGATGTGCAGATCGGGACGGTCGGCTATCTCTTCACGCTCCGCCCGCTTGACGCGCATATCCGCTCGGGCAACCCGTTTGTCGCTGGCTGGCTTGCAGCGCTCCTGTGCTATCCGCCATTCGTATGGGGGATCATCGGCAATAGCGGCCAGATCCTGAGCTATGAGGGCGCGACAGCGGGCTGGGGGCACTGGATGGCCGGACAACCGGCCTTGCTGTGGGTGTGGGCCGCGTGGCTCATTTTCCTCACGGCGATCTATGCCTGGGCGACGGTCGTGTTCGGCATCCGCTTTTCGAACCTCACCTATCGCGGCGTACTGACCAACGGGCCGTACCGCTTCACGCGCCATCCGGCCTACCTTTCCAAGAACCTGTTCTGGTGGTGCTCGGTCCTGCCATTTCTTGTGACCAACGGTTCGGCGGTGGACGCGATCCGCAACACGTTCTTTCTGCTGGTTGTGAACGCGATCTATTACTGGCGCGCGCGTACAGAAGAGGCGCACCTACTGGCCGAAGACGAGAAGTATCGTCAGTATTACGACTGGATGGAAGCAAACGGCCTGATCACGGCGCCGCTCGCCCGGCTGAAGCGAAGAGCTATCGACCGGTTCAGCGGTCGCAAAGGTTCATCCGCTGAGCCCGAAGCGGCAATTCAGGAGCCAGCCGAGTAG
- a CDS encoding putative quinol monooxygenase, which yields MIVIIGSFRIPPSMVEVVRPVMEEMITASRREEGCIEYAYALDVIDNGLVRVCEKWRDRAALEAHFRTAHIAEWRAQVSALAVSERDLVAHETDEGFYL from the coding sequence GTGATCGTCATTATCGGGAGTTTCCGCATCCCGCCCAGCATGGTCGAGGTCGTGCGTCCGGTGATGGAAGAGATGATCACCGCCAGCCGCCGAGAGGAAGGCTGCATCGAATACGCCTATGCGCTCGACGTGATTGACAATGGGCTGGTGCGTGTGTGCGAGAAATGGCGGGATCGCGCCGCGCTCGAAGCGCATTTTCGTACCGCGCATATTGCGGAATGGCGTGCGCAGGTATCTGCGCTTGCAGTGTCCGAACGCGACCTCGTGGCGCATGAAACCGACGAGGGCTTCTACCTTTGA
- a CDS encoding hemopexin repeat-containing protein, whose translation MSDHNITFIRQAEAHIDTNSPRSVVEKAIKICRDMAKDASNELSKIRLAGGGVGEGMDRVKRAYYDSFGRSFPIWFGWDDDNPEQMLQRLELRFNEIFQRIDKGLNIRCRPATGRRARGCADGYTAFQTLGSLRPRRFHLCPKWFNLEREKNSPLQVSQDHYRASIIAHELCHAIGGLGTKDQKDASKSTVYGEDRALAFAGAEPDRAYKSAENIEQFLVYRERVRTKTAAMIPLPKGNATGRYKGVPAFPDAAVNHPNGKIYFFKGDRYWRYDPAKNAVDHTNVRKIGKDGWQGVPTNLDAALLHPKNGKIYFFKGNRYWRFDPSAGIDRVDHDDVRTIGSSGWGGVRGDIDAAVVHPNGTHALFFYGPYYRTYRFGGSAGALMNLRDPRDGTQFPYLYGNFNAVVIDPASKNGHFFTAEHWQADNLAGHNTHFG comes from the coding sequence ATGTCCGATCACAATATTACTTTCATCCGACAAGCCGAAGCGCATATTGATACCAATTCACCGCGCTCTGTGGTGGAAAAAGCCATCAAAATCTGCCGCGACATGGCGAAGGATGCCAGCAACGAATTGAGCAAGATCAGGCTCGCGGGCGGCGGCGTTGGCGAAGGGATGGACCGGGTTAAACGCGCCTATTACGATAGCTTCGGGCGTAGTTTTCCAATCTGGTTCGGCTGGGATGACGACAATCCCGAACAGATGCTCCAGCGGCTCGAATTGCGCTTCAACGAGATATTTCAGCGCATCGACAAGGGCCTCAATATCCGCTGCCGTCCCGCAACAGGCCGGCGCGCGCGAGGGTGTGCGGATGGATACACCGCGTTCCAGACACTAGGCAGCTTGCGCCCACGCAGATTTCATCTTTGCCCGAAATGGTTCAACCTCGAACGGGAGAAAAACAGCCCGCTGCAGGTGTCTCAGGATCATTACCGCGCCAGCATAATCGCGCATGAGCTTTGCCATGCGATTGGGGGGCTCGGTACAAAGGACCAGAAAGACGCGTCCAAAAGCACCGTCTACGGCGAAGATCGCGCACTTGCGTTTGCAGGTGCAGAACCTGACCGCGCTTACAAGAGCGCTGAAAACATCGAACAATTCCTGGTCTATCGTGAGCGGGTGCGGACCAAGACCGCTGCGATGATCCCCCTTCCCAAAGGCAATGCAACGGGTCGTTACAAAGGTGTGCCCGCCTTCCCGGACGCGGCTGTCAATCATCCCAACGGCAAGATCTACTTTTTCAAAGGCGACCGTTATTGGCGCTATGACCCGGCAAAGAACGCGGTCGACCACACCAATGTGCGCAAGATTGGCAAGGATGGATGGCAGGGGGTGCCCACCAATCTCGATGCCGCCCTGCTCCACCCGAAAAACGGGAAGATCTATTTCTTCAAAGGCAACCGCTACTGGCGCTTTGACCCCAGCGCGGGGATTGACCGCGTCGATCATGACGACGTGCGCACGATCGGTTCGTCCGGCTGGGGCGGGGTCAGAGGAGATATCGACGCAGCCGTCGTGCATCCCAACGGTACGCATGCCCTGTTTTTCTACGGCCCGTATTATCGCACATACCGTTTCGGCGGCAGTGCCGGCGCGCTCATGAACCTGCGCGACCCGCGCGATGGCACCCAGTTTCCGTATCTCTACGGCAACTTCAACGCCGTCGTGATCGACCCGGCCAGCAAAAACGGGCACTTCTTCACAGCCGAGCATTGGCAGGCCGACAATCTGGCCGGGCACAACACCCACTTCGGTTAG
- a CDS encoding putative quinol monooxygenase, whose protein sequence is MLIVLAEATLGDGALDAGHDAFRAMIEASREEDGCLGYSYAVDILDASIFVIVEKWVDDAALAYHFQTPHMAAFQKALQDLDIEITELAKHQADDGSPLM, encoded by the coding sequence ATGCTGATAGTCCTGGCCGAGGCGACACTGGGTGATGGCGCCCTTGACGCAGGGCACGATGCCTTTCGCGCCATGATCGAAGCGTCGCGCGAGGAGGACGGTTGCCTCGGCTATTCCTACGCAGTCGATATCCTCGACGCCTCGATATTCGTGATTGTCGAAAAATGGGTCGATGACGCCGCGCTCGCATACCACTTCCAGACCCCGCACATGGCCGCGTTCCAGAAAGCGCTGCAAGACCTCGACATCGAGATCACCGAGCTTGCCAAGCATCAGGCCGATGACGGTTCGCCCTTGATGTGA
- a CDS encoding glutamate--cysteine ligase — translation MSTREASSSDEPILEGMDDLTAPMRKGEKPKADWRIGTEHEKFVYHTGDKHAPSYDEEAGIRDILMSLREFGWEPIEENGHVIAMKGADGTVSLEPAGQLELSGAPLENLHETCNETGRHLAQVKKIGERCGVGYLGLGMWPDKTREELPVMPKGRYKIMMNHMPKVGNLGLDMMLRTCTIQVNLDYSSEADMVKKFRVGLALQPLATALFANSPFTEGKPNGYLSYRSHIWSDTDPHRTGMLPFVFEDGFGYERWAEYMLDVPMYFVFRDGKYIDAAGLSFRDFMDGKLSVLPGERPTASDWWDHLSTAFPEVRLKSFLEMRGADGGPWSRICALPALWVGLLYDQGALDAAWDLVKDWTMEERETLRTDAPKLGLAAKIPGGGTMQDLGREALRIAHSGLAARGKLNASGDNETGYLETLDEIVSTGKVPAQRLLDAYYGEWGEDVSRVYKYSF, via the coding sequence ATGAGCACACGCGAAGCATCCTCCTCCGACGAGCCGATCCTCGAAGGGATGGACGACCTCACCGCTCCCATGCGGAAAGGGGAAAAACCGAAAGCGGACTGGCGCATCGGGACCGAACACGAAAAGTTCGTGTATCACACAGGCGACAAGCACGCTCCGTCCTATGACGAGGAAGCGGGCATTCGCGATATCCTGATGAGCCTTCGCGAATTCGGTTGGGAGCCGATCGAGGAAAACGGGCACGTCATCGCCATGAAAGGCGCAGACGGCACGGTAAGCCTTGAACCCGCAGGTCAGCTGGAGCTGTCAGGTGCACCGCTCGAAAACCTGCACGAAACGTGTAACGAAACCGGGCGACATCTGGCGCAGGTGAAGAAGATCGGTGAGCGTTGCGGCGTGGGCTATCTCGGCCTTGGCATGTGGCCCGACAAGACCCGTGAAGAGCTGCCGGTCATGCCCAAGGGCCGCTACAAGATCATGATGAACCACATGCCCAAGGTGGGCAATCTGGGTCTCGACATGATGCTGCGGACCTGCACCATCCAGGTCAATCTCGACTATTCATCCGAAGCCGACATGGTGAAGAAGTTCCGCGTCGGGCTCGCGTTGCAACCGTTGGCGACGGCCCTGTTCGCAAACTCGCCATTTACCGAGGGCAAGCCGAACGGATACCTTTCCTACCGCAGCCATATCTGGTCGGACACCGACCCGCACCGCACCGGCATGCTGCCCTTCGTCTTCGAAGATGGCTTCGGATACGAACGCTGGGCTGAGTACATGCTCGACGTGCCGATGTACTTCGTCTTCCGCGACGGCAAATATATCGACGCAGCCGGCCTTTCCTTTCGCGACTTCATGGACGGCAAGCTCTCGGTCCTGCCCGGCGAACGTCCAACGGCGAGCGATTGGTGGGACCACCTTTCGACCGCTTTTCCCGAGGTGCGTCTCAAAAGCTTCCTCGAAATGCGCGGAGCCGATGGCGGGCCGTGGAGCCGCATTTGCGCGCTTCCCGCCCTGTGGGTCGGCCTGCTCTATGATCAAGGGGCGCTTGATGCCGCGTGGGATCTGGTCAAGGACTGGACGATGGAAGAGCGCGAAACCTTGCGCACCGACGCGCCCAAGCTGGGACTTGCCGCAAAGATACCGGGTGGCGGCACGATGCAGGATCTTGGCCGTGAAGCGCTCAGGATCGCGCATTCAGGCCTCGCGGCGCGCGGCAAACTGAACGCGAGCGGCGACAACGAAACCGGCTATCTCGAAACGCTCGACGAAATCGTCTCGACAGGTAAAGTGCCCGCACAAAGGCTGCTCGACGCCTATTACGGCGAATGGGGCGAGGACGTGTCGCGAGTTTACAAATACTCGTTCTGA